TTAGTCTCATCTTCTCCTCCCACTCCTCGAGGCCGTGCTTCGGCCGGTTGAGGTTCCGGTGCTGGTAGAAAACTAGAGATATCCGCGTCGGATTCATCCGGTTGGGCGTCCGGACGGACGTCGTCGAGTGCATCTCGTGCTTGGCGCACTCGAAGAGCACGCTGCCGTGGCCGAGGGCGATGGCGACGCCGCCCATCTGGCCGTCCTTGAAGCATTCGAGGTTGTCGGTGACCTCGGTGACCTCCCCTATGGGCTCCGCCTTCGGCGGCTCGGGCGGGTAGGGGATGGAGAAGGGCGGCGGGTACAGGCACCAGTTCGGCGACGACTGGCACCAGTTCGGACTCGGATTTTGATAAAAATTTGGCGCAAAATTAGGATTATATTGATACCCGTACGAGTTGTAGCAGTGGGGATTTCTTAGCAGCTCCTCCCTCTTGTACTTCTCGGCGTTGTAGTACGCCAAGCTGTTGTAGTCGTTGTACGTGTTCTCGTACGGATTGAAATGTCCGTACGGATTTGTCGGGAAGCTGTAAGCGTTGGCCACCTGGGGGTAGTTTCCGTAGCCCTGAATCGGAGCTTGATTTCCGTAGGTTTGCTGATTGACAGCTTGGAAGTTGCTACCGGAAAACTCGGCCGGTTTGTTGGCCGCGGTCATATTCTGGTTATCGTCGTGGCTGATAGTGTAGTTGGCTTGAGACGTGGCAGTTTGTGGAGCAGTGTTGTTCGGTGACCTATTGTCGTATGGACTTCTGTGTTCGTATCCTTGGGCTAGTGGCGTTCTGTCGGAAGGCGGATACGGTTTCAAGAATGTGGTGTTCTCCATGCCTTCGACTGGATTGACGTGCTGTGACCGCGACGGAGGCCGCGCCTTTGGAATCCTGAACAAGGAGTTTTCGTTTTCTGGTGTCGTAGGTTCCTTGGTTTTAGAAGGATCCCAATTCTTGGATTCTGGTGATTTCCACACACTCTTTCGCGATTCTAAGGAAGCATTTAATTCAGTATTATTATTTGGAGATTTTAACTCAGGAACTTGAGAAGGAGCCGGCGAGGCCGGGGTGCTCTGCGATTTCTGCGAAATCTCAGTCAGTCTCGCGGAGCTTGGCATATCGAAGTCTGGAAGTTTCTGCGCTAGATCAGCTATGAGAGAGTTTTTATCCGTTTCCGCCGGATTCTTTTGGGACAACGTGTCGGAATTTGTTTCGCTTCTATTGGAGTCCGGACTGTAGTTGTTCGGCGGAACGTTGAGATGCGCCGTCGTGGAATCGGGGTCCTCCTTGACGACGTTGCTGAACATTTCGGCGCCGGCGAAATCCGGCCACTGGTTCTGTGAGGGGTTCATCTGATCGCCATTCGGAGGGTTCGGGAACTGGTCCCTCTTCTGCAGACCGGAAGCGAAACCGGGAAGCTCGTCGGGATTAGGGTTTTGGCAGTTTTCGACCGGGGGAGGATTGTTGACATGGTTCGGGTACATCGCGTTCTGGTGGTGCAGATTGTAGTTCTGCTCGTAGGAGTTGTACGGCGAGTCCAGAACCGTGCTGGATATCTGGTTGCTCTGCAGCTGGGCGTCGGTGAAGTTGTCTATCATGGAGGCCATGTCGAGCAGGGCGGGGTTGCTCAGGTTGGGGTTCATGAGGCCGGGAGAGTTGTGCATGGGGTTGAAGGCGGAGTTGAAGGAGTTGTTGGTGAAGGGCGAGGGGCTGGAGTGTGTGAGCGCGGGGGTGGAGGCGCGGGGGGAGGCGCTGTGCTGGCTGCGCGGGCTGGCGTCGGGCGGCTGCGGGGTGCGCGGCGCGGTCGGTAAGATGGGTTTCTTCTGGCCGTTGGGGCTCGGCTGGCTGCCGTTAGTGTTGTTGGCGTCGGTCGCTTCTTCGTCCTTTCGCTTCTTTCCGTGCCTTCGGCAGGGTTGTAGTGGAACTGAGCGCACGCGTACCTCCATAGGATATCTGTAAGCGATGAGAAAAATTTAGTTGGTATTTCGTTAACTGTGTCCTTAATTGCGAAATTGGCTACGATCTGATATGCAAATCCTTAGAGCAAGACATTATAAAAATAAGGGTATTGTTAAATTGAGTGGAACGTGACAGAAGTATCCACTATAGCTGCCGGAATACAGTCGTGACGTAGGTATTACTAAGTATTAAAACCGTTCAAAGAGATACGCTTGAaactagggtttctggtttctcgacctttttaatttctcgaggcacgggaattctcgaccaagatttctcgagtttctcgagtatctcgagaaattttgaaagctccaaaaacaccatgttatttatttattttttgctttttttcaaatcagactcgtaggaatcgtaggtgagatcaataatcaaacatatggtgCATTTTTAGTTACCATATATTGCACTCAATAATCAAAAGTACAACAACAAaactatagtgtatttctttaggtattcaacaaaatataaacaaaccacaatatggtattttattaggcagcaatattcaagtcaataaatttaactcgatgtgacaaaacttacagaagttttactatttactattaattactcgtaattactcaacgtaacaataaagctgctaaaattgtaatatttttctaATAGGAATATAccgggatgatttgatttatcaatagtaatttagttttgtaatatttgctattacacttattacatggttctataattcgttacaatattttttaaagcgttttttcaataaaaagacactacttgaatgtcatgaatcatgatagttcaaaagtttcaaaacatgaaaatcggttaaaactagaacgataggggacggatcaaggtagttttttatttggttggtaataaatgtattaagtaagtaggtaagtaggttcctacctgaaaatgtaaataaaaacattgttcatatttatttaactacctaaacatttatttaggtagttaaataacataacattatagacacatcatgttatacgcgtgttttctttttacttatcacaaatCACAAGacatttatttctcgagttctcgaggcattgaatatttttttcccgtctcgacttaggacaaatttctcgagatttctcgcctcgggaattctcgagcagaaaccctacttgaaacttattttgtaaaGATTCTGGCTACAAAGCCAAGCAAAGTAACATGATAATACATCACCACTCACTTATCCAACACCTCGAGCGCGCCGCTCTTGATTTTCTCCTCCTGCGCGTCCCGCGACCCAAACTCGTCGGTCGTATCCAGCACGTATAGAGGCAGCACGTGTAGTTGTTCGTCGTTGGGCTTGGACAACGAGCGGTGGCGCGCGAGCGTGACGACGGCCGTGCAGCCGTTGTTCATGTTGTGCAGGTCGCGGTGGGCGTGCGCGCAGAAGTCAATGCATGCTGTTACGCCTGGAAAAGTGGGGGTGGGTAATTAAACTATTTCTGTCAAGAGTACTCAGAAAGAGAGTGCTTAAGTTAAACTCCGATAGTAATTCTTCTGTCTGGGAAAGCGGTTCTTCGGCTTCGACTAGTGACGTTTACTAATAATATTTAACTTTTCGAATACGGATGGTATTCGAAATAGTTTAATGGTGGTCTTATAAAACATGATATCTCTAATTTTAATAGAACGGTATACTTTCACTATACACTTAAATATCTTAATTTAGTAGGGGCCACGCGAAATCATATTGCCAAATAAATAGGCGAAAATATGACCTAACGTGGGTGCACGAAATAGCTCATGTGTCACCAAAAGTCGCCAAAAATATTTCGGTCATAAATACTTACCAGAAAACGGCCGTCCTGGCTTAAACCCCAGCCTACAATCCGAGGCCTCCTTCTCAAACTGGCACTGGTTTTCAAAGCTCTTCGGGGCCAAGTTCATGTACAGAGGGCTCAACAGTGTCGCTAGTACGTGCATTCGCTCCTCTATCTCGGACTCCTCGGTTTTGACGGAGAGTCGGAATTTGCGGACGGTTTTGGAGCGCGCGTATTTGCAGCCATTGTAGTACATCGACCAGGAGCAGCCGAAGCTGTAGGAAGCGCCGCAGGATTCTGGGTCCAGTCCTGGAATTAAGACaaataattattagtttatcggAGAAATTACTTCAATAGTTGAAAAAGGGGATGGACTATTGAAGTATTTAGTATACAGCTCTGAAAGATTGAAAAAGGGGATGGATCTTTCAGAGCTGTATACTAAATACCTAAGCAGTGATTACCAGCGACATCTAGCGACGCATTTCTctttacttacatatttgtttacgAGCATATAGTTTatattacatacatttttttaagattatttacCTTGACAAGCACATGTTCTGTTTTCATTAGTAGCACATCGCCGGGTGGTGGGCAAGCCGTAGCGGTTGAGTTTGTGCGACAACAGCGTGTAGTCCAAGTCGGCCTCGGATTGTGGGATGCCCTCCCACGCCACCAGACACACCACGATCCATGTAGTCGGGCACTTGTGCCCAGCGCGGCATTTCACCACCACGAGAACTTTCTCTGTGTAGCTTGAGCGACGAATCACCTGTGAAGTTGTTTTGATTAAACGATGTTGATAGAAACGAAGAGAGTAGCGTCATCTGTTGTTGAGTAGAGGTaatgtttcgtttttttttgttggaatttagtggcgccatctattatTGTACAGCCAAAGTTATGTACGATGGCGTTTTTAATAtgtgcaaaaataaaaataattaagtaattcTAAAACATATTATTCAATGACATCGGGTCTCATTCGTAATTACGTTAAATGATATGCAATACAAAAAAAGTCCCCctgttaatattttattgtggTAACAATTGTTGCCAAAGTTACCTTAGGTCGGTATTTAGTGACAATAGcaagataaaataattaattaaaaagtcGTTGGGATCCATACACTCACCCACTTGGCCATGGGGCAGCCCTGGGCCGACTTCCCTTCCTTGCCGGTGTAGCAAACTTTCTCGATGCGCAACTCTTTGCCTGACAAGCCTGTGCGACCTTCGAGCTCCTTGCGAAGCTCTGCTAGGGTTGCTGCTGCTCCTGAAatttataattagtttttatgtAGAGAAGTATATTAACATAAATCAATTCGTAAGAGCGGAATAATTAGATGTTCAGTTTAACTAATTCCGTACGttgttaattaaaaacaaaaagtaattatatttCATTTGAGAACATTAACTTCTTATGAAAGTCAGTTaataatcaataaaaaacagaataaaaacaaattgagATGAGACaatgaattaataaaaaaatgttttacctaAATGAGTGTAATAGCTGCCAGGTTCAGGAGGATTCTTGTCAGCAGAAAAACAATTGCAGTCAGGCACCTCCGTCCTCGAATTGTTTCTTAGCCGTTCCAGATTCTCCAAGTATTCCTTCGAGTAGTTAAACTGGTTCTCTTTAGCTTTACTTATATCTGGGTTGGGGGTTGGTGGCTTTTTGGGGTCTTTTTCCTCAGGGTCGTCTTCTAGAATTTCGTCCTTGGTTTGAAGGCCTGGACAGGCGCCATCTCGCAAATGTTCTGGAGGAGGCTTCTTGGTAGACCCTTGTCGGCAGCAAGAGTAGCCTATCTCGTTGTTAATGGACACTGGACCACCATCCCCGGGGTACATATAAGGCTCATGGCTTTTAGGAACATTGTAACTTAAGTTCTTGTAAATCTTATGACCTGGAGGAGAATGTTCCGATTTTATTTGCTCTATATAGTAAGGCGGTTTTGGTTCTGATGCTCTCTCAATGTTAACTCGGTTCTCGAATTCCTTAGCTTGTTTTTGTTGCTCGATATAATTCCGATTGTACTTCTGAAATCCCATGTTTTTCTGTAATCGTGGATACACTTCAGCCTCTTGTCTTCTCTCGTACGGGTAATTCTGAAAATTCTGGTAATTTTGCGCCTTTTGACCAAAATTTTCTTGCTTTATAGTAGAAATAGGTGGCAGCACTGTACTCTGCGAGCGTGCTATACCGTTTGGGTATTCCCGGTAAGGGTTGCTCATTTCCTTGCTTTTGCAATAATTTGGGTTTACGTTATGCGGAAGCCTAGACTGATCCTTCAGTCTGTCGTCTTTAGGGTATTGATATGAATCTGGCGTTTCTAGTTTAGGTATTAGCGGTGCCGAGGGATGTCTAAATTTAGCGTCGTACTCTCTTTGATCGTAGTTCCTCGTTTGTGCGTTGGTGTCGCGCGCCGGCGCGCAGTTCTGCTGATTCATTTCCGATACTGGCCCTATAACCATTTTCGACTGGAAATCTTTACTATCCGTTTGATTGTAACTTAAACTATCACTACCATACATTTCTGCATATTTCTGCGCTTCATACGGTGCAGATGGATAACCGTACTGCTCTCGCACGTCCGCGTAGGACGGCAGCTTCTGAGTCTTCGCGTTCTTAGCGTGTTTATCGTAACCTCTCGGCACTTCCGTGCCCCCCTCCCATACGTGGTGGCCACCACCTCCGAACTCGCTCGCGCCGTAGGCGTGAGCGTTCTGTGAATAATTACCAGCGGCAGGATACTGCTCGCCTAAGCGGTAATTATCTCGGAGATGGTGGCTATACGATAAAAAATGACCGGTGGTATTTCTGTCATCGTTAACGGCGACGGCGCCGCCTTTTCTCTCGTCGAGAGGTCTGGGTGGTCCCTCTCCGGGGTCGCCTTTGTCGGGCGGCGTCCCCGAACCGTCGCGTGCGTGACTCTGCTTATTGAGAATCATGGTCTTCAGTCGAGAGTTGAGGTTGACACGGTCTGATTGCGAGAATAGCTGCTGCTCGGCGTCTTCGCGCTGCTGTTGCATATGTTGGTTCTGATGGTTTTGCATTTGCTGTTGGTTTTGTATATGCTGTTGATTCTGAATCTGTTGCTGCTGATTCTGAAGTTGTTGTTGATTCTGAATCTGCTGCTGGTTTTGTATGACTTGATTTTGCATTTGTTGGTTTTGTAACTGTTGATTCTGCATTTGTTGATTTTGCAGTTGTTGGTTTTGCATCTGTTGGTTTATTCTTTGGTTGTGCTGCCACTGGCGCTGTTGCCAGTCTTGTTGCTGTTGTtgttgctgctgctgctgctgttgttgttgttgttgctgctgctgctgctgctgttgttgttgttgctgctGCTGTTGTTGGCTCTGTCCGTTCTCCCTGTACTGGTGTCCGCCATTATAGCCGCCCGGGTACCCGCTACAATCGAGTGAAGCTCGCGGACCGCTGCTCCCCTGCAGGTACCCAGGCTCGGCGTTTCCCGAATGCTGTCCATTCGGGGTGTTCTCTTGCCTCTCCGTGTCGTTGCTGGATTCTCCGGTGCCGTTTTCACCGTTGTACTCCTCCGAGTGTTCTTGATAGTCGGTGCGCTCGTAGGTTTGTTGGCTGACGCTGTAGACGGGCGCGGAGGTAGTCGGGACAGCGCTTTGGTATGAGGCGGCGGAGGCGGGTCGGGAGTCATTGCCGCCGGTGACTCCTGGAGTAGCCGCTTGTTGGGCGTACTGTTGTTGGTACTCCGGGTAGTGCGGCGCTCGGGGCGAGGGCACGGGGGTGTACGCCCGCGTGGACGGCGGTCGCTGAGCCGGCACGGCCTGGACGCCCGCCTGGTAGTATGTGTTGTTGGTCACGTCGAAGGTGGTGGCGACGTTCTGAACGGTGTAAGTGGCATTGGCTTGGTAGTGCGGCGACGTGGCGTACGCTGTGTGGTTGCCCTGGTAGTCGAGGGTGGTCTGTCCTGTTTGTGTTGGAAGCTGTTGGATGAACTGGTTCTGCCAACCTGGAGAGATATGAGTATTATAAGTTAGCTACAACGCATTATGATACGTAATAGAATTAAATAGTAAAGCACATCTATGCATGAATATGAAATGTAAACTTTGCGACCTTTTCAAAGGGCTTATGTACACTCAAGCGCAAACAAATGTATGTTATTTATATGAATGCGAGTGTAAGTTTAAAGTACAATTACCTTGTGACGGGTCGGTTTGCCAGGTCGTAGGGAACCTGTTGGGATCGCCGGCGTAGAAAGGCATTGGGGCCTGTGAACAAACAATGCTCAATGACTATTGCGAATTCTTAAACAAATACATTACATGTTTCGAAATATCCGTTACAAGTACGTAAATATTAAAAGCACTAACAGCTGTCTCTTATATTATACTAGtaggtatgatttttttttacatttgcgGTGTTAACTCGTCAAAATAGATCTAAGTACCTACACGGCATCGGCACTGGACCGGcgaagtttaaaaaaaagcgATACCGAATAAGCGACTGTCTAAAACGTTTTTTCATTAATCTGCTGTTTTACTTCGGTTTACGGGTGTAAGATAAAGGAACTTGCGTCCTATTGTTAAATATAGAGAACGTAAGAAAAGTAAGTAAGACTCAAGTTCTCTAATTTCTGTACTAAGCTGGGCCAACTAATTCGCACACATTTCCTTCACTGCGCTAAATGGTGTTGAAACACCTGGTACCTTTTTAAGTGCAAATATTACATTAGTTTCTGCGAAAACAGTATAgaatttaagtaagtaagtatgtggTTTTGTGTGACGAGTCGTTTTGTCTAGTTATTTTTAGATTATGTCGTAACCGGGGAGACCCGCAACACTGAGGCGTCCTACTTTACTTGATGGTGAAACAAAACGTTCTAATTTCCACAAAATTTCAAACTAAACAATTTGAGCAAAGTTGTGAATTCCCAAAATAATTAGAGTTTAGAGAGATATATCCGTGAAAATTATGGTTCCTTATAATTGAAAAATATGTATTCGTTTTTATTTATTGCGTCTTTCAAGTTTAGCTAAGGTTGGTActtcacctgtccaatttcttggtccaatgtgcattgcgtctcactctctcactaagcaaaatgtgagagcAAATACGCATTGGACAAagacattggacagatggaataccaccctaaggcaTATGTTATGTATAGCATTACATATTGTGTGGATACTTTGGATGTGGtatttcatatgaaaatattttgcgATGACATATACTATTTATATGTAGCAGTATAGTAGGTATACATACGTAGATGTTCTAGTCATCTATAAGCTAACTATTATTTTTGACTCAATAAACTACCTAGGTAAGGGTATATGTACTGGGATAACCAAGAAGCgagtgaaataaaataattagtaCAGTACTTAAATCTGCTAAATCCTCCATTATGAAAACGCATGAAACTAGCATGAAAAGAAAATGAAATCTTCCGCTCTTGACCTACCCCGACACTTACGTACAACAGTAAAGCGGCCGAGGCTAGCCAAGGACCTCGCACATTGTTCTACGTGTGAACACCGTAATCGCGAGGCTACCAGTTTAGGTAATAATGTATGCAAATGTATGATGTTATTAAATACTTAAggttattttattgtttatttaatatGCTGTAATTGTTTGCTAGAGGACACGCCTTGCGTAAATAATGAGAGCTATGGATTTACGTCCCAGATAGGTATTGTTTTggtttatttatgatttttaaataataattatctaaGTACTAGTAAGATGTAGTATGTactgtttgttttatttaatttttacacacttttatttagcttcatCGCGTATATTTGTATATACATACGAGCATATGTGCCGTTTAAAAATGTTGTAAGGTTGTAACATTGAACCACTTCACGGTGTTTGATTGACCTGAAATTTGGCATACTTCCGTATTtccgatgacaatgcaataatatgctAATATGGAGCAGATCTGATGATGCAGTCGGAAGGTAGCCAAAGGAACTCTTGGATGGAAAAATATAAACACAATGAGTTTAGAAAGGCTCTTTGAAAAGATCTCGAGAAGTGTTGGATAGaaagtacagtcggcaataaaagtgtataaaaacatttttgatgGTAACTTGTTTGAATCATAAGCTCAGTAAATTGTATGCAGTAGGTACGTAGTACGTAGGTACGTTATtagcttaaaaaataaaaaaaagaatttgaCTTTCACAGAGGATTGAATGTAATTAAGTAGAAATAGACATAACACAATATTGTAAAAAGGGAGTTGTTCCACATCTTTATCAAAACAAGCTTATCTATTAGTACAATTGTTACGTCAATCATACTTTATATTTCAttacattgtaaaaaaatacggAGGTACGTACGCCTGCTTCTAACATAAAAGCATAATTTGAAAAAAACTTAGGTACGTTCCGGGTTCTATGGTAAAGCCAGGTAAGaaataaatttcaataaaactcCCAGCCATATTAAATTAGTACCTAAACTTGAACGCATGGTGAGTTATAACTTTCAAAAGCGCGTATTTTATGTAATGAGTTATTACAAATCCGACCTTACGCTGCGTAAGTAAGTTCCATTTTTAAACAtacaaaaacaaacaaacagagTCCGTAATAGTTACTCAACGCCTGACGTGTTCGAAACAAATTACGCGTAAGTACGTTATCCCCATATAACTTCGTTCGAAGtcggaaatattttaaatgaagaACGCGTTGGTTAATGTATAAATGTGCGGCCGTAATTAAAAGTAAAGTTTGCAACGAGGTTGCGATAACAATGGGTtgtttatggttcgtaatgaagAGGCCTACGTGTCCtgattttgtattttaaaatgtttgaaCGTCATTGTAATAATAAAGTTTGCCATTATAATTAAAAGTCTGCTCGTTTTTTAAGTAAGAGTGCTGATCATTTCAGAAAAAAACATACGAAGAACCAAAACTGAAATAATTTAATAGTGGCCTTGTCATTTTATGGCATAGGACGTATAGTATGCAATCGTTAATATATTATCATATCATATATGATTCCAGCGTATAATAATTTAGGCGTCATATTTGTAATTTCTCTATGCTAAGTGATGGACACCAACGAGAAACTAGTATGAAATCTAATAATATAGGTAAGGAAAATTCCCTTATTTGACAAGCGActtttgacgtatcgtgttgatctcccgttgatgtgggaaataTCATGATATGGGAAGTTCTCGAATATGTATAatgtcaaaattttacattaGCAATCcatggttaggttaggtgacaaccaaaccaaaccgaaccaccccgaGTTCAAGTTGAGTTTTGTTTTGGTTACAACCAAAACCAAATGACACCAAATGATATTAACCACAGTTGATCGAATCAACATGCAgtaaaatcaacagttgatttaaCGTGGATGCGAAATTTGACAGTACAACTGTCAACAGGTATTGTTAAAATTTTTTGAACTGATCTTGTTCACTTAcctgtactaacaatggcattgttctattacaatcctattatccgcttttgttctcgtaggcgccaaccaatttacttacaaaataagttagaagtacattgcatgtatattgaattttaaaccttatttcttgTTGAATGGGGTTAAAATGGTCTAAAAAGATAATATCATATTCAATCTTTCGGAAAGTCACATGCACCTTAGCCACGACAGGTGTCGATGGttgttaaatgcaaaaaaagttgggttagccattatttagttagtgtattttgtagtttattggttaaagaaatagagtcgttaatctatactaacgtttcaaggcggttataatctgcttttactacgaggtgattatcctaatttgtggtttaccaCTCAATGGTATTGTATTCTTGAGACTCTTTGAGTAAACTAGCTCAGATCGCCTGATTCAGACtatacatgtcgaatttggcccaaggATAACGGATgcgtaaatagttatttattttacaaatggacaaagttgttgtttaacctatTGTCCTAATAAAACCGAGCAAGCgtaaaataacaaattaaagCACGAGTGTAGCGAGTGGTTCTAAAagtgtacaaataaataaaccaatGCGGGGAAAATACTAATTGTAACAAAGTATTGTCCAAAAGATTTAGATTAAGCAATCAACATTAGCATGTTTTCTCATAAGTTTTCGAGCATCCCCTTACGAGCtgatggtgtggtgaaaaatacgTTTTACGGCTATATTACGCTCCATTGTggaattgtaggtacctatccaTTTTCACCATAAATCAAGGTAGGAATATACCATTGTCTGCTATTTGTTTGTCAACAACTTCGTGGCATTTCGGGCGGTAGTTTGAAAACAAGCATTATTTTGGTTCTCtcgccaagcaaaatgaaaaaaaaaagtgtaaaaGCTCACTCGCAACCAATGGCGGCTTGTTAAAAATGAAAAGTCTATTTTTTGTGAGAGGCAATGCACTAAAAGGGCACAATCGTGTCATAGCACGATGCGACGTCGTCTAAAAGCATACGTAGACTTGAACTAAAATACTGAGGAGACGTATAAATAAGTATAGGTACTGTGCTGCTTATACTTTATACAGTGAACTGAACTTTTAACTGTGAGTTAAACGTACGACCCGTATGCTCGCAAATTGACGAAGTTGAGCGCGCGAATTAAAAATTTCCAACTTATGCCACTTCTCGTGGGggtcattttaaattttagtgTAAATACACGTCCATGCGATGCATGCGATATGACTATTTAGGGGTTTATTTACTTTTACATTTGCAGGAAAAGGtgtaaacttttattttagCCACTAGAATACCTACGCCTCGTCTAAATTTTAGGTCTATCAGTTAGTTTAATGACGCATTTGGGTTCATTCGCTGTATTTAGTAGTCTATTAATTAACTAGGTcagaaataaatgaatgattGATGTGAAATGTGATACCATGGGAAAGAAAAAGTACATCATGAGAAGGAATAAATTGTACACGCTCCTCTCGCTTGCAAATGAACAGATATTAATGATATTTTCCATTAATGTACTTTGAACATAACATATTA
The sequence above is drawn from the Cydia fagiglandana chromosome 7, ilCydFagi1.1, whole genome shotgun sequence genome and encodes:
- the LOC134665821 gene encoding methylcytosine dioxygenase TET-like isoform X1, with amino-acid sequence MSEALRSEAGADAHLPPFSTFVGDMAENEQRILAADARLLDPGWEYYERGDAVSVIASQAQYRPWESMPITVGAKDAILRAGFSSPLDYQSVTLQPINKLPSFQSQFQTFPETTVIPETGLPSVTPVPVTASPTPSASPSQLTQLTQLTTPSSPAHLTTLAQVTPLSTTLTTLSPVNATTFHTLTAVNARSYPIVPAPLQARELAPAGQAYIDDRHIQLYQPNIATINAFPTQNGILHQNGTILHQNGSLLQNIQSPTVVHVLKNEPFDMKSLQEKYTPNGLHHSNFQNPMLIDSGYEKKNGFGNGSSPTRSDFRKKERRKMRANSSESDGSNMEMGSESSGQVAAVSSTAGFKSPLHGAPPMSTGPMDLDDISSEKQTKKKRKRCGECIGCQRKDNCGDCAPCRNDKSHQICKQRRCEKLTEKKVLQDIKVNMSYRGRKPLGGTAGVPGPPGVAVPGVPGLSPGVPAAASPSPAPQAPAAPSPAPATTPGMKQEHPSQPMAPMPFYAGDPNRFPTTWQTDPSQGWQNQFIQQLPTQTGQTTLDYQGNHTAYATSPHYQANATYTVQNVATTFDVTNNTYYQAGVQAVPAQRPPSTRAYTPVPSPRAPHYPEYQQQYAQQAATPGVTGGNDSRPASAASYQSAVPTTSAPVYSVSQQTYERTDYQEHSEEYNGENGTGESSNDTERQENTPNGQHSGNAEPGYLQGSSGPRASLDCSGYPGGYNGGHQYRENGQSQQQQQQQQQQQQQQQQQQQQQQQQQQQQQQQDWQQRQWQHNQRINQQMQNQQLQNQQMQNQQLQNQQMQNQVIQNQQQIQNQQQLQNQQQQIQNQQHIQNQQQMQNHQNQHMQQQREDAEQQLFSQSDRVNLNSRLKTMILNKQSHARDGSGTPPDKGDPGEGPPRPLDERKGGAVAVNDDRNTTGHFLSYSHHLRDNYRLGEQYPAAGNYSQNAHAYGASEFGGGGHHVWEGGTEVPRGYDKHAKNAKTQKLPSYADVREQYGYPSAPYEAQKYAEMYGSDSLSYNQTDSKDFQSKMVIGPVSEMNQQNCAPARDTNAQTRNYDQREYDAKFRHPSAPLIPKLETPDSYQYPKDDRLKDQSRLPHNVNPNYCKSKEMSNPYREYPNGIARSQSTVLPPISTIKQENFGQKAQNYQNFQNYPYERRQEAEVYPRLQKNMGFQKYNRNYIEQQKQAKEFENRVNIERASEPKPPYYIEQIKSEHSPPGHKIYKNLSYNVPKSHEPYMYPGDGGPVSINNEIGYSCCRQGSTKKPPPEHLRDGACPGLQTKDEILEDDPEEKDPKKPPTPNPDISKAKENQFNYSKEYLENLERLRNNSRTEVPDCNCFSADKNPPEPGSYYTHLGAAATLAELRKELEGRTGLSGKELRIEKVCYTGKEGKSAQGCPMAKWVIRRSSYTEKVLVVVKCRAGHKCPTTWIVVCLVAWEGIPQSEADLDYTLLSHKLNRYGLPTTRRCATNENRTCACQGLDPESCGASYSFGCSWSMYYNGCKYARSKTVRKFRLSVKTEESEIEERMHVLATLLSPLYMNLAPKSFENQCQFEKEASDCRLGFKPGRPFSGVTACIDFCAHAHRDLHNMNNGCTAVVTLARHRSLSKPNDEQLHVLPLYVLDTTDEFGSRDAQEEKIKSGALEVLDKYPMEVRVRSVPLQPCRRHGKKRKDEEATDANNTNGSQPSPNGQKKPILPTAPRTPQPPDASPRSQHSASPRASTPALTHSSPSPFTNNSFNSAFNPMHNSPGLMNPNLSNPALLDMASMIDNFTDAQLQSNQISSTVLDSPYNSYEQNYNLHHQNAMYPNHVNNPPPVENCQNPNPDELPGFASGLQKRDQFPNPPNGDQMNPSQNQWPDFAGAEMFSNVVKEDPDSTTAHLNVPPNNYSPDSNRSETNSDTLSQKNPAETDKNSLIADLAQKLPDFDMPSSARLTEISQKSQSTPASPAPSQVPELKSPNNNTELNASLESRKSVWKSPESKNWDPSKTKEPTTPENENSLFRIPKARPPSRSQHVNPVEGMENTTFLKPYPPSDRTPLAQGYEHRSPYDNRSPNNTAPQTATSQANYTISHDDNQNMTAANKPAEFSGSNFQAVNQQTYGNQAPIQGYGNYPQVANAYSFPTNPYGHFNPYENTYNDYNSLAYYNAEKYKREELLRNPHCYNSYGYQYNPNFAPNFYQNPSPNWCQSSPNWCLYPPPFSIPYPPEPPKAEPIGEVTEVTDNLECFKDGQMGGVAIALGHGSVLFECAKHEMHSTTSVRTPNRMNPTRISLVFYQHRNLNRPKHGLEEWEEKMRLKKLGLTPTPGSAGSAPSSRAGTPGAEPAAGKRRPAVPGGYGSLAALVEATAAARRAGHVLLRAATNTTTSWTTLFPMHGCTVTGPYQESAT